The Streptomyces noursei ATCC 11455 sequence GGCATCACCGGGCGACTGGTTGTGACCTTCGCCGGGTCGGGCATCAACGGGCCGCTGGGCGCCGCGCTGGGCCGTGTGCGGCGCGAACTCCCCCGCGTCCACCTCCAGTTGGAGGAGAGTTTCAACGACGCCGAGATGTCCACCGGCGTCCTGGAGGGCCGTTTCGACCTCGCCGTCCAGCGTCTCCCGATGCGCGACGCCCGGCTGTCCACCCAGGTCTGGTGGCGCGAGCCGCTGACGCTGTTCCTGCCCGCCGGCCACCCGCTGGCCTGCCCCTCCGAGCCCGCCCCACTCGCGGCACTGGGCCAGATCCCGCTGGTCATCTGGCCCCGGGATGTCTCACCCCGGTCCTACGACGAGATCATCGCGCTGTGCCACGGCGCCGGGATCGTGCCGCAGATCAGCGCCGAGGGCCGCAGCGTGCAGACCCTCCTGGCCCTGGTCGCGGCCAAGTTCGGCGCAGCGGTGCTCGCCGACTCGCACCGTGCGCTGCGCCGCATCGGCGTGACCCCCCGGCCGCTGGCCGGCACCTCGACCACGCTCCACCTGGTCTGGCGCGCCGACGACACCAACCCACTCGTCGAACGCCTCCGCACCGTCCTCACCCATGTCACCGACGCCACCACCCCCACGGACAGCCCCGACGCCACTGGCGCCACGAGCACCATTGACGCCACAGGCACCGCTGACGTCATGGGCACCACTGACGCCACGGGCTGCACCGCCCTCACCGACGACAGCGGAGCGGCGCGAACGGCGTCCTCAACCACCGCACGACAGAGAGGAGTTCGACGGCAAGGACGGTGACACGCCCCAGGTCGTGTCCGCGAAGTCCCGCCTGGCGATCGGTGCCCCGGCAGGCGCTCCCGCCCGGCCGGGCCGCGGACCGCAGGCCGGGCAGCGGGGCAGTTGGTTGCGCATACGCCCCGGGTCGCACCGCGCCGGGCACCGAACGTCAGGCGGGGATTTGCGAACACGAACTAGCCGACGGTCGACCCGTGGTCGACGATGACGAGCGTGCCCCGACTGCCGGGGCGCACGGCATGCTCCACCCCCGCCTCGACGAGGTACATCTCCCCCGCGCGCACCTCGACCTCGCCGCCGTGGACCGTCAACCGCAGCACCCCGTCCATCACCAGCAGCGCTTCCGCCGTGTCATGGGATTCCGGCACCATGGGGCGCCCGTCCATCCGCAGCACCTTCACCCCCGCGCCCCCGACCCGGCCGAGCAGCAACGAGCTCCAGGCGTCGGGCAGTTCCGCGGCCTTGTCCTGCAGGTCGACGACGTTCATGGCACACCTCCTGGCGGGCCGCCGCACCGAGGGCCGCATCAGCCGCCGGAGACGCCCGCAATCGTGATCAAGGGATGCAGTGACGCTACGACACGACGGCGCTCCGCCGGTCGACCGTAAGGCAAAACCTCACACCACCGGACCGACGCCCCTGGCACCCCCGGCGTCCCCCGCGCCACCAGCCCCATCAGCCCCGCCGACCCCCTCGGACCCCTCCGCCACCAGCAGCGACAACAGCCCGGGGAAGCGGTCCTCGATGTCGGCCCGACGGAGGGTGGCCATCCGGCTGTTGCCCCGATCGACCTGACGGATCAGCCCCGCCTCGCGCAGCGTGCGGAAGTGATGCGTGACGGTCGCCTTGCCGACGGGAAGAGCAAAGGAACTGCACGTCCGCGCCTCGCCGTCGGGCCCGCCCGCCAGCTCCCGCACGACCCGCCGCCGCAGCGGATCGGCCAGCGCGGACAACACCTTTCCCAGCTCGATCTCCGTCAGCTCGGGGTGCCCTTCGCGATCGGGCATCACCATCACCTCCAAGGTATGACTTGCATCGTACCTTGGGTCGCCGTTACCGTCCGAGAGGTACGACAAAAACCGTACCTATGAAACCGTACCCACGGATCGGAGATCGGTCATGGACCAGCCGTTCACCCTCGTCGGCACCGCCCGCCCCAAGCCCGAGCGCGCGACGGAACTGCGGGAGCTCCTGCTGTCGTTCGTCGAGCCGACGCGACAGGAGCCGAGCTGCCTGGAGTACCACTTCCACGAGGACCGCGACGAGCCGGACGTCTTCGTCTTCTACGAAGCGTGGCGGAGCAAGGAGGACCTGGACGCCCACCTGGCCCTGCCGCACCTCCAGGACTTCTGGGAGCGCCGCATGGACTACCTGGAACGAGATCTGGAGATCCGGTATCTCACCATGCACAGCCCGTACGGGGCACGGGACCGTCGCGCGTGAGCCGACACCGCCCCGCATGACCCGGAAACGGACGACGGGCGACGGGCGACGGACGACGGGCGACGGACAGTGGAAGCCCTCCCTCAGGGAGGGAGGGAACGCCCGCACCCGCAAATACACTGACATTTCGTTAAGAACGCGGCCAGATAGGCACAATCCGACGGCTCTAGGGAATCACCTAGCAGCGGATCCTTTGTAATCACTGCAGTGACCCTTCGGTTTCGGGTCTGCACAGATCGATTCTCAATGTTTTCCGTCTTCCGTTTTCTTTTCCCGTTGCGGTGGCCGTCTGCCCAGGCGGCGGCACGCCGCGTCGCAGGGGGTGTTCACCGACGTGACCAGGCCGTCCTCATGCCCGCCGCCCGGATTCCTGGCGCCGAACGGCCCCGGCCCTCGCGGCCGATCCCGGCGTCCGGTTGACCGCTTTCGCCAGCCGCTCGCCGGAGAAGGGCCGGCGGTTCGCCGAACGGATCGGCGATGCCGCGGTGACCGACTACGACGCGCTGCTGCGACGTCCCGACGTGGACGCCGTCTACATCCCGCTGCCCGCCATGCTCCAGGCGGAGTGGATCGAGCGGGCGCTCACCGCGGGCAAGCACGTCTTCACCGAGAAGCCGCTGTCGACCCGGGCCGCCGACACCGCGCGGCTGTTCGCGCTGGCCGAGGAGCGGGGGGTGGTGCTCAAGGAGAACGCCATGTTCCTGCACCACTCCCAGCACGCCGCGGTGGACCGACTGCTCGCGGACGGGGCCATCGGCCAACTGCGCGGGTTCAGCGCCGCGTTCACCATCCCCCCGCTCCCGGAGAGCAACATCCGCAACCACGCCGACCTCGGCGCCGGGGCGCTGCTGGACGTGGCGGTCTACCCCGTGCGCGCGGCCCTGCGGTTCCTCGGGCCGCGCCTGGAGGTGGTGGGCGCGACGCTCCGGGAGGCGGACGGGGTGGTCCGGTCGGGCAGCGCGCTGCTGGTCACCCCCGAGGGCGTGCCGGCCCAACTGACCTTCGGCATGGAGCACGCGTACCGGACCGAGTACGCCCTCACCGGGTCAACCGGCCGGCTGCGCCTGGACCGGGCCTTCACCCCGCCGCCCGGCCACCAGCCCGTCATCGACGTGACCCGGCAGGACCACCGGGAGCAGATCACCCTGCCGCCGGACGACCAGTTCGCGAGGATCGTGGCGGCGTTCGTCCGCGAGGTCCGCGGCGAGGCGCCCGCCGAACGGACCGCTTCGGCGGCGGAGTCGCGGCGGGTGGCCGAGACGATCGACGCCCTCGCGGCCCGCGCGGCCCGCACGAAGGCCCCGGGGGACGTGTCATGAGCCGCACTCCGCGCGCCACGGTCACCGAGCTGTCGATACCCGGTACCTACCGCATCGAGCCGCACCACATACCGGACCGCAGAGGCCACTTCTACGAGGCGTTCCGCGCCGAGGCGCTCGGCGAGGCGCTCGGCCGCCCGTTCCCGATCCGCCAGGTCAACTACTCGGTCTCCCGGCGCGGCACGCTGCGCGGCATCCACACCACGTCCGTGCCGCCCGGCCAGGAGAAGCTCGTCACCTGTGTCCGGGGCAGCGCCCTGGACGTGGCCGTCGACCTGCGGGTGGGCTCGCCGACCTTCGGACGCTACGAGATCACCCGGCAGGACGAGGGCTCCGGCATCGGGGTCCTGATGGCCGACGGCATCGGCCACGCCTTCCTCGCGCTCAGCGACGACGTGTGCATGAACTACCTCTGCTCGGCCGAGTACGTGCCCGGCACCATGATCGATGTGCAGGCCCTGGATCCCGAGATCGGCATCCCGTGGGATCTGGCCGGGGAGCCGGTGATGTCCGACAAGGACCGGGCCGCCCCCACCGCACGGGAGGCCGCCGCAGCCGGGCTGCTGCCCAGTTATGCCGACTGCCTGGCGCAGTACTCCGCGCTCGCCACGGGTGGCCGGGCATGACGCCCGCCGGGCGGGGACCCGCCGCCACTCCGGAGGCCCGTATGCGCGTCCTGCTGATCACCAGTCCGTCGGCCACCCACTTCCTGCCGATGGTGCCGCTCGCCTGGGCGCTGCGGGCCGCCGGCCACGACGTACTGGTGGCGGGCCAGCCCGACGTCCTGGACGCGGTGGCCGGAGCCGGCCTGAACGCCGTGCCGACCGGGCGGCGCGCGGGCATCGACGACGCGATGCGCGAGCTGCTGTTCCGGCCCGGATTGCGGCCCTTCGAATGCGTCGGCCGCTGGACCCCGGAGATGCTCGCCGCCTTCCCGCCCGTGTGGCAGCGGCACAGCGCGGACGTGCTGCCGCGCTATCTGGACCTGGCCCGGGCGCACCGCCCCGACCTGATCGTCTGCGACGTGATGGAGTTCAACGCCCCGGTGGTCGGCGCCCAGTTGGGCATCCCGGTGGTGCGGCACCGGTACGGCGTCGATCCGCTGCTGGGCGGCGTCGGCCCGGCCGCGCGGGCCGCCCTGCGGTCGCTGCACGAGGAACTGGGACTGGCGGAACTGCCGGAACCCACCGCGGTGATCGACCCCTGCCCCGCGGACCTGCAGCTCCCGGGCGTCGCCCCGGGCCTGGCCATGCGGTACGTGCCCTACAACGGCAACGGCGTGCTGCCGGACTGGCTGCGGGCCGAGCGGCGGGCCGGGGCGCCACCGCGCCGCGTACTGGTCTCGCTCGGTTCGCACACCCTGGCTCTCAACGGCGTCCCGCTGCTGCGCGGCATCCTCGCGGCGGCCGGCGACGGGTCGTCGGGCGTCGAGGTCCTGGCGACCGTGCCGGAGGCGTACCGCGCCGAGCTCGGCCCGGTGCCGGACACGGTGCGGCTGATCGACCCGCTGCCGTTGCACCTGATCGCCGGCGACTGTGCGGCGGTGGTGCACCACGGCGGGGCCGGCACCGGTATGACCGTGGCCGGTCTCGGCGTACCGCAGCTGGTGCTCCCGCAGTTCGCCGACACCTTCGCGTTCGCCGAGCGGCTGGCGGCCGTCGGCGCCGGGGTGGCCGTCGACACCGTCGAGCAGCAGAACGACCCGCGGTTCCTGCGGAAGGCGCTGGGGACGCTGCTCGGGGAGCCGTCATACGGGCACGCGGCCGAGCGGCTGCGGCACACCATGGAGGCCATGCCGCCACCGGCCGCCCTGGTCCCGGAGTTGGCGCGGATCGCGGCGGGAGCAGGCGCATGAGCCTCACCCGGCGCGCGGACGCCGATGCCGCACGGCGCCTGGCCCGGTCCGCCGAGGACCTCGCCGGCGCCCGGACCCCGACCGGCGAGGTCGCGGAGTGGATCGCACAGCGGCGGGCCACCGAGCGCCACCACGTCGCACCGATCCCGTTCGCCGCCCTGGACGGCTGGTCCTTCGACCCCGACAGCGGTGATCTCGGCCACCGCACCGGGCGGTTCTTCACCGTGCAGGGCGTGCGGGTCAGCGGCGGTCCGGAGCCGTTCCCGGCGTGGGACCAGCCGGTCATCCGACAGCCGGAGGTCGGCATCCTCGGTCTCCTGGTGAAGGAGTTCGGCGGGGTGCCGCACGTGCTCATGCAGGCCAAGATGGAGCCCGGCAACCCCGGCCTGGTCCAGCTCTCCCCCACCGTGCAGGCGACCCGCAGCAACTTCACCGGCGCACACCGGGGCGCGCCGGTCCGGTACGTGGAGTACTTCGCGCGGCCCGCGCCCGGCTCGGTCCTCGTCGACGTGCTGCAGTCCGAGCACGGCGCGTGGTTCCTCCACAAGGCCAACCGCAACATGATCGTGGAGACCCGCGACGACGTCCCCGAGCACGAGGACTTCCGCTGGCTCACCCTCGGCCAGATCGGCGAGTTGCTGGGGCACGACAACCTCGTCAACATGGACGCGCGCTCGGTGCTGTCCTGCGTGCCCCCCACCGACGACGGCGCGGAAGCGCTGCACTCGGATACCGCGGTGCGTTCGTGGCTGACCGCACAGCGCGCCGCCCACCTGCTGCGGGTCGATCGGATCCCGCTCGCCGAGGTCCGCGGCTGGACCCGCACCGACACCGCGGTCAGCCATGACGAGGGGCGGTTCTTCCGGGTGGTGGCGGTGGCCGTGCGGGCCGGGAACCGCGAGGTGGGCAGCTGGACCCAGCCGCTGTTCGCGCCGGTGGGCGAGGGCGTGACGGCCTTCGTGACCCGGCGGATCGGCGGGGTGCGACACCTGCTGGCGCGGGCCAAGGTCGAGGGCGGTCTGCTCCAGTCGGTCGAGATCGGCCCCACGGTGCAGTGCACGCCCGGCAACTACGCCGGACTGGCGGACGGGCGGCCGCCGTTCCTGGATCTCGTGCGCGGCGCCCCACCGGCGCGGATCCGCTACGCGGCGGTGCACTCCGAGGAGGGCGGCCGGTTCCTGCGGGCCGAGAGCCGCTACCTGCTCGTCGAGGCGACCGCCGAGGAGGCCCCCGACGAGGCCCCGCCGGGCTTCCTGTGGACCACGCCGGGCCAGCTGGCCGACCTGACCCGGCACGGCAACCACGTCAACGTCCAGGCCCGCACCCTGCTCGCCTGTATGCGCTACGCACCATGGAAGTGAACTCACCGTGAAGGCACTCGTCCTGGCCGGCGGCACCGGCAGCCGGCTACGGCCGCTGACCCACACCTCCGCCAAGCAACTCGTCCCCATCGCCAACAAGCCCGTGCTCTTCTACGGCATCGAGTCGCTGGTCGCCGCGGGCATCACCGAGATCGGCATCGTCACCGGCGGTACCGCGGCCGAGATCGAGGCGGCCGTCGGCGACGGCTCCCGCTTCGGTGCCCGGGTGACCTACCTCCCGCAGGGGGAACCGCTCGGGCTGGCGCACGCGGTGCTGATCGCCCGCGACTGGCTGGGCGAGGACGACTTCGTGATGTACCTCGGGGACAACATCATCGTCGACGGCATCGACGAACTCGTCGCGGACTTCCACGCGCCCCGCCCGGACGCCCGCGTGCTGCTCGCCAAGGTCGCCGATCCGTGCGCGTTCGGTGTCGCCGAACTGGACCCGGAGGGCCGTGTGGTGCGGCTGGAGGAGAAGCCGCACGCGCCGCGCAGCGATCTGGCGCTGGTCGGCGTGTACCTCTTCACCCCGGTCGTGCACCGGGCGATCCGGGCCATCAGCCCGTCGGCCCGCGGCGAGTTGGAGATCACCGACGCCCTCCAGTGGCTGGTCGCCCACGACTACACCGTGCGCCCCACCGTGATCACGGGATACTGGAAGGA is a genomic window containing:
- a CDS encoding LysR family transcriptional regulator, whose product is MELRLLGYVVAIAEEGSISGAARRLHLTQPTISRQLREMERQLGTVLFVREGRGLTPTPAGQVLVDRATTVLAEAEAALKDVRLAAQGITGRLVVTFAGSGINGPLGAALGRVRRELPRVHLQLEESFNDAEMSTGVLEGRFDLAVQRLPMRDARLSTQVWWREPLTLFLPAGHPLACPSEPAPLAALGQIPLVIWPRDVSPRSYDEIIALCHGAGIVPQISAEGRSVQTLLALVAAKFGAAVLADSHRALRRIGVTPRPLAGTSTTLHLVWRADDTNPLVERLRTVLTHVTDATTPTDSPDATGATSTIDATGTADVMGTTDATGCTALTDDSGAARTASSTTARQRGVRRQGR
- a CDS encoding cupin domain-containing protein, giving the protein MNVVDLQDKAAELPDAWSSLLLGRVGGAGVKVLRMDGRPMVPESHDTAEALLVMDGVLRLTVHGGEVEVRAGEMYLVEAGVEHAVRPGSRGTLVIVDHGSTVG
- a CDS encoding ArsR/SmtB family transcription factor, whose product is MPDREGHPELTEIELGKVLSALADPLRRRVVRELAGGPDGEARTCSSFALPVGKATVTHHFRTLREAGLIRQVDRGNSRMATLRRADIEDRFPGLLSLLVAEGSEGVGGADGAGGAGDAGGARGVGPVV
- a CDS encoding putative quinol monooxygenase: MDQPFTLVGTARPKPERATELRELLLSFVEPTRQEPSCLEYHFHEDRDEPDVFVFYEAWRSKEDLDAHLALPHLQDFWERRMDYLERDLEIRYLTMHSPYGARDRRA
- a CDS encoding dTDP-4-dehydrorhamnose 3,5-epimerase family protein, producing MSRTPRATVTELSIPGTYRIEPHHIPDRRGHFYEAFRAEALGEALGRPFPIRQVNYSVSRRGTLRGIHTTSVPPGQEKLVTCVRGSALDVAVDLRVGSPTFGRYEITRQDEGSGIGVLMADGIGHAFLALSDDVCMNYLCSAEYVPGTMIDVQALDPEIGIPWDLAGEPVMSDKDRAAPTAREAAAAGLLPSYADCLAQYSALATGGRA
- a CDS encoding nucleotide disphospho-sugar-binding domain-containing protein, whose amino-acid sequence is MRVLLITSPSATHFLPMVPLAWALRAAGHDVLVAGQPDVLDAVAGAGLNAVPTGRRAGIDDAMRELLFRPGLRPFECVGRWTPEMLAAFPPVWQRHSADVLPRYLDLARAHRPDLIVCDVMEFNAPVVGAQLGIPVVRHRYGVDPLLGGVGPAARAALRSLHEELGLAELPEPTAVIDPCPADLQLPGVAPGLAMRYVPYNGNGVLPDWLRAERRAGAPPRRVLVSLGSHTLALNGVPLLRGILAAAGDGSSGVEVLATVPEAYRAELGPVPDTVRLIDPLPLHLIAGDCAAVVHHGGAGTGMTVAGLGVPQLVLPQFADTFAFAERLAAVGAGVAVDTVEQQNDPRFLRKALGTLLGEPSYGHAAERLRHTMEAMPPPAALVPELARIAAGAGA
- a CDS encoding NDP-hexose 2,3-dehydratase family protein produces the protein MSLTRRADADAARRLARSAEDLAGARTPTGEVAEWIAQRRATERHHVAPIPFAALDGWSFDPDSGDLGHRTGRFFTVQGVRVSGGPEPFPAWDQPVIRQPEVGILGLLVKEFGGVPHVLMQAKMEPGNPGLVQLSPTVQATRSNFTGAHRGAPVRYVEYFARPAPGSVLVDVLQSEHGAWFLHKANRNMIVETRDDVPEHEDFRWLTLGQIGELLGHDNLVNMDARSVLSCVPPTDDGAEALHSDTAVRSWLTAQRAAHLLRVDRIPLAEVRGWTRTDTAVSHDEGRFFRVVAVAVRAGNREVGSWTQPLFAPVGEGVTAFVTRRIGGVRHLLARAKVEGGLLQSVEIGPTVQCTPGNYAGLADGRPPFLDLVRGAPPARIRYAAVHSEEGGRFLRAESRYLLVEATAEEAPDEAPPGFLWTTPGQLADLTRHGNHVNVQARTLLACMRYAPWK
- a CDS encoding glucose-1-phosphate thymidylyltransferase, with the translated sequence MKALVLAGGTGSRLRPLTHTSAKQLVPIANKPVLFYGIESLVAAGITEIGIVTGGTAAEIEAAVGDGSRFGARVTYLPQGEPLGLAHAVLIARDWLGEDDFVMYLGDNIIVDGIDELVADFHAPRPDARVLLAKVADPCAFGVAELDPEGRVVRLEEKPHAPRSDLALVGVYLFTPVVHRAIRAISPSARGELEITDALQWLVAHDYTVRPTVITGYWKDTGNAADMLEANRCVLENVAPARLGSVDAASELVGRVRVEPGARIIRSRIVGPAVIGGDSVITDSHIGASTAVGRDCVITGSEVEFSIVLDGSRIDHAGRLEGSLIGRGVEVSGARRAPRAHRLVLADHSKVQLTS